Proteins encoded by one window of Musa acuminata AAA Group cultivar baxijiao chromosome BXJ2-9, Cavendish_Baxijiao_AAA, whole genome shotgun sequence:
- the LOC103975033 gene encoding F-box protein At3g56470-like, giving the protein MDSPDWTSLPLDVLTKIGEKLPVPHRSCFRATCKDWCSALLPVVIPSPWLLSVGKNSDTCNFLSLPTRRSFTYSLLPELHGVRYVGSQAGWLAVFNENLDVSLINPLTAARICLPSFLTLPNFELVDGSCVLPHLNRISRYFVTKVIFSANPTTHNYIAVSLYGIPRGEIAYAKAGGDKWNLLQTTSTQNRSYEDIMYHNGKFYCITVEAEVSAFDLSGVSPTVTVVAESTSLGLTHFDYHIPCSRVRNIHNKYLACSSTGELFLILRRAVLSYESQGWKAIIVWRYNPQRQPCWEAVKNLGNKSLLIGINNAISMSTENFRDARRDCVYFTEALVRTIVDGWSEFIRSIVVSDVERGKWARANSQLQPPLLPPIWFTPSML; this is encoded by the coding sequence ATGGACAGCCCTGACTGGACATCGCTCCCGCTGGATGTCCTCACGAAGATTGGCGAAAAGCTTCCCGTCCCTCACCGTTCCTGCTTTCGTGCCACATGCAAGGATTGGTGTTCAGCACTCCTACCCGTTGTCATCCCGTCCCCGTGGCTCCTCTCAGTCGGAAAGAACAGCGATACCTGCAACTTCTTGTCTCTCCCCACCAGACGCTCCTTCACCTACTCCCTTCTCCCTGAGCTCCACGGCGTGCGGTATGTGGGCTCTCAAGCTGGTTGGCTAGCAGTCTTCAATGAAAACCTGGATGTCAGCCTCATAAATCCTCTAACAGCGGCTCGAATCTGCCTCCCCTCCTTCCTCACCCTACCCAATTTTGAGCTCGTCGACGGCAGCTGTGTCCTTCCTCATCTCAACCGAATCTCCCGTTATTTTGTTACGAAAGTTATCTTCTCCGCAAATCCAACTACCCATAATTACATCGCAGTGAGTCTCTATGGAATTCCCCGAGGTGAAATCGCCTACGCAAAAGCAGGCGGAGACAAGTGGAATCTTCTTCAGACGACATCGACTCAGAATCGTTCATACGAGGATATCATGTACCACAATGGGAAATTCTACTGCATAACAGTTGAAGCCGAAGTCTCCGCTTTTGACCTCAGTGGAGTTTCTCCCACCGTGACGGTGGTCGCCGAGAGCACGTCACTCGGTTTGACACATTTCGACTATCACATTCCATGCTCCCGTGTCAGAAACATTCACAACAAATACTTGGCGTGCTCGAGCACCGGGGAGCTGTTCCTGATTTTGAGGCGCGCAGTTCTCTCATATGAATCGCAGGGATGGAAGGCTATCATTGTTTGGAGGTACAATCCTCAGCGTCAGCCATGTTGGGAAGCTGTGAAGAACTTGGGGAATAAGTCCTTGTTGATCGGTATCAACAACGCTATATCGATGTCTACCGAGAATTTTCGAGATGCACGACGAGATTGCGTCTACTTTACGGAGGCGCTGGTCAGAACCATAGTCGATGGCTGGTCCGAATTCATTCGTAGCATTGTAGTGTCTGATGTGGAACGGGGAAAGTGGGCGCGGGCAAACTCTCAATTACAACCACCCTTGCTGCCACCCATCTGGTTCACTCCCTCCATGCTGTGA